From Sporosarcina sp. Te-1, the proteins below share one genomic window:
- a CDS encoding ATP-dependent RecD-like DNA helicase gives MEELFGNDTKEEVFLVGRPVVTIFHNPTNLFTIAKLKISKTNCGYGDKEIVIKGNFPQLTENEEYRFTGRLVKHHTYGEQFDVVTFSKEMPETEDGLVHYLSGDLFPGIGRKTADTIVRTLGKDAIRKIVENPSVLDSIPKLSDERKETLTSVLQQNLGLERTIVQLNEWGFGPQLAMRIYQTYREESIERLTENPYRLIEEVEGIGFQRADELGRQLGMTGGHPARVKAAILHYMNQAVQSAGHVYLLADDVLPEVKRMLEASQPEEIPYDHISRSIIELVEESKLCAEERKLYIPSLYFSEIGIASKLDRLMKSDKADTFPVSEVRKAIGEAEERLGVTYAETQAAAIQTALHSSAMILTGGPGTGKTTVIRGLVEVYAELHGLSLDPKEYAKKQEPFPVVLAAPTGRAAKRMSESTGLPAMTIHRLLGFTGQEKDEAEGREVEGRLLIIDEMSMVDTWLAHQLLKALDDDIQILFVGDQDQLPPVGPGQVLKDMLDSGKIPVVELKEIYRQSAGSTIIELAHMIKRSEWNDNLTKKTSDRSFIRSDGDQILNVVEQVLKNALTKGHSIKDIQVLAPMYKGAAGIDGLNKMIQEMANPPGPDRKEVVFGDVTYRIGDKVLQLVNQPESNVFNGDMGEVIAILKAKETVDKKEMLVVSYDGIEVTYERNDLNQITLAYCCSIHKSQGSEFPTVIMPVVRSYRKMLRRNLLYTGITRAKNFLILCGEPAEFREGIMRTDELERQTTLKQRLQLGEQLLDEEKVGEPLSTDAGVEQEAAKEAKPEELILTKDNVLSIDPMIGMQGLTPYNFMEATD, from the coding sequence ATGGAAGAGCTTTTCGGCAACGATACGAAGGAGGAAGTTTTTCTGGTCGGGCGTCCGGTCGTTACGATCTTCCATAATCCCACCAATCTTTTTACAATCGCCAAGCTGAAAATCAGCAAGACAAATTGTGGGTATGGCGACAAAGAGATTGTGATCAAAGGGAACTTTCCGCAACTTACGGAAAATGAGGAATACCGCTTTACCGGACGTCTTGTCAAGCATCATACATATGGTGAACAGTTTGACGTTGTAACGTTCTCGAAGGAAATGCCCGAGACGGAGGATGGGCTCGTTCATTATTTATCGGGGGATCTCTTTCCGGGCATCGGCAGGAAGACGGCGGATACGATCGTCCGAACGCTGGGAAAAGATGCAATCCGTAAAATAGTGGAGAATCCCTCTGTTCTTGATTCAATACCTAAGTTATCAGATGAACGGAAAGAGACGCTAACTTCCGTGTTACAACAGAATTTAGGCTTGGAGCGGACGATTGTCCAGCTGAATGAGTGGGGATTCGGGCCACAGCTCGCCATGCGTATTTATCAAACCTATCGCGAAGAATCGATTGAGCGCTTAACAGAAAACCCCTATCGCCTTATAGAAGAAGTGGAAGGAATCGGCTTTCAACGCGCGGATGAGCTCGGCAGGCAGCTGGGCATGACAGGCGGGCATCCAGCCCGTGTCAAGGCGGCTATTTTGCATTATATGAACCAAGCGGTGCAATCGGCGGGGCATGTATATTTGCTTGCAGATGATGTTTTGCCTGAAGTGAAACGAATGCTCGAGGCAAGCCAGCCGGAAGAGATTCCATACGATCATATTTCCCGGTCGATCATTGAACTGGTGGAAGAATCCAAGCTGTGTGCAGAAGAACGCAAATTGTACATTCCATCCCTCTACTTTTCAGAAATCGGCATAGCCTCCAAACTGGATCGGTTGATGAAGAGCGATAAAGCGGACACATTTCCCGTTTCTGAAGTTAGGAAAGCGATTGGGGAGGCGGAGGAACGGCTAGGCGTGACATACGCAGAAACGCAAGCGGCTGCCATTCAAACCGCCCTCCACTCTTCAGCAATGATTTTGACGGGTGGTCCAGGTACAGGGAAAACGACAGTCATCCGCGGGCTCGTCGAAGTGTATGCGGAATTACATGGACTGTCCCTTGATCCGAAGGAATATGCAAAAAAACAGGAGCCGTTTCCGGTCGTTTTGGCGGCTCCTACTGGACGGGCTGCAAAACGAATGTCCGAATCGACAGGGCTTCCCGCGATGACCATTCACCGTCTCCTCGGTTTTACAGGTCAAGAAAAGGATGAAGCGGAAGGCAGGGAAGTCGAGGGCAGACTGTTGATCATCGATGAAATGTCAATGGTCGACACATGGCTTGCCCATCAGCTGCTGAAAGCGTTGGATGACGATATTCAAATTCTTTTTGTTGGCGATCAGGATCAGCTGCCTCCGGTAGGTCCCGGGCAAGTCTTGAAAGATATGCTGGACTCCGGAAAAATCCCGGTTGTCGAATTGAAAGAGATTTATCGGCAAAGCGCTGGATCGACGATCATTGAATTGGCACATATGATCAAGCGATCGGAATGGAATGACAATCTAACGAAGAAGACATCAGACAGGTCGTTTATCCGTTCCGATGGTGATCAAATCCTGAACGTTGTAGAGCAAGTGCTGAAAAATGCTTTAACGAAAGGGCATTCCATTAAAGACATCCAAGTGCTCGCGCCGATGTACAAAGGGGCAGCCGGCATCGATGGCTTGAACAAAATGATTCAGGAAATGGCCAATCCGCCTGGTCCCGACCGGAAGGAAGTCGTTTTCGGAGATGTAACCTATCGGATCGGAGACAAAGTGCTCCAGCTCGTCAATCAACCGGAGAGCAATGTGTTTAATGGAGATATGGGCGAAGTCATCGCGATCTTGAAGGCAAAGGAGACTGTCGACAAAAAAGAGATGCTCGTCGTTTCGTATGATGGGATCGAGGTCACATACGAACGAAATGATTTGAACCAAATTACATTGGCCTATTGCTGCTCCATCCATAAATCGCAGGGCAGCGAATTTCCGACTGTCATTATGCCTGTCGTCAGGAGCTATCGTAAAATGCTGCGTCGTAACTTGCTGTATACAGGAATCACGCGCGCCAAGAACTTCTTGATCCTTTGCGGAGAACCGGCTGAATTCAGAGAAGGAATCATGCGGACCGATGAACTGGAACGCCAGACGACATTGAAACAAAGGCTTCAGCTCGGAGAACAGCTGTTAGACGAAGAGAAGGTAGGCGAGCCACTCTCAACAGATGCAGGAGTGGAGCAGGAAGCAGCGAAGGAAGCGAAACCGGAAGAGCTCATTTTGACGAAGGACAATGTACTGTCGATTGATCCGATGATCGGCATGCAAGGACTGACACCGTATAACTTTATGGAGGCGACAGATTGA
- the alaS gene encoding alanine--tRNA ligase gives MKKLTAAQIRKMFLDYFKEHGHSEEPSAPLVPIDDPSLLWINSGVATLKKYFDGRVIPDNPRIVNAQKSIRTNDIENVGKTARHHTFFEMLGNFSIGDYFKEEAIVRAWEFLTDDKWIGFNPDLLSVTVHPEDEEAYMIWKDKIGVPAERIIRLEGNFWDIGEGPSGPNSEIFYDRGPSYGDDFTDPELYPGGENERYLEIWNLVFSEFNHNPDNTYTPLPKKNIDTGMGLERMTSVIQDVPTNFDTDLFMPIIHSVEKVSGETYGTDVVKDTAFKVIADHIRTVAFAIGDGALPSNEGRGYVLRRLLRRAVRYAKQLGIQKPFMYELVPVVGEIMVDFYPQVIEKQDFIMKVIKNEEVRFHETLNEGLSILSGIIEKAKTSDHPVVSGVDAFKLYDTYGFPFELTEEYAEEAGVSVDRAGFDGEMENQRNRARAARQDVDSMHVQSEVLGNIHEKSEFMGYGQLTSDATVVALLHEGRLVEHASEGEEIQFILDRTPFYAESGGQIADKGTLSNDSFIVDVKDVQKAPNGQHLHTATVRSGEVQAGAAAHAAVNPEDRKLTIKNHTATHLLHKALKEVLGEHVNQAGSYVGPDRLRFDFSHFGQITKEELELIERKVNEKIWEDLDVDITQKSIDEAKQMGAMALFGEKYGDIVRVVSVGEYSLELCGGCHVSTTAEIGLFKIESEGGIGAGTRRIEAVTGKNAYVSFKSEEALLANASALLKANPKDIVTKVGATLADLKELQRENESLSAKLGNSQLTDILANAQQIDDVTVISARVDVKDNNGLRQMIDELKQKVVKGVIVLGGATEDKVMLAAGVTDDLKSGNFHAGKIVNHVASLCGGKGGGRPDMAMAGAKDASKLDEALQSVYDYVKSVN, from the coding sequence ATGAAAAAATTGACAGCTGCACAAATTCGTAAGATGTTTTTGGATTACTTTAAAGAACATGGCCACAGCGAAGAGCCATCCGCACCTCTTGTTCCGATTGATGATCCCTCTCTTCTTTGGATCAACAGTGGAGTCGCTACGTTAAAGAAATACTTTGACGGGCGGGTCATTCCAGACAACCCGCGAATCGTCAACGCACAAAAGTCAATCCGGACCAATGATATTGAGAATGTGGGGAAGACGGCGCGTCACCATACGTTTTTCGAGATGCTCGGCAACTTCTCCATCGGGGATTATTTTAAGGAAGAAGCAATTGTTCGTGCCTGGGAGTTCCTGACGGATGACAAGTGGATCGGATTTAATCCCGATTTGCTTTCGGTTACGGTTCACCCGGAAGATGAAGAGGCTTATATGATCTGGAAAGACAAGATTGGCGTACCGGCAGAACGGATTATTCGTCTGGAAGGGAACTTCTGGGACATTGGCGAAGGCCCGAGCGGACCGAATTCTGAGATCTTCTATGATCGTGGACCATCCTATGGCGATGATTTTACCGACCCTGAACTGTATCCAGGGGGAGAAAACGAAAGATATTTAGAAATATGGAACTTGGTATTCTCAGAATTCAATCATAATCCAGACAATACGTATACGCCGCTTCCAAAGAAAAACATTGATACCGGCATGGGCTTGGAACGGATGACATCCGTCATACAAGACGTTCCGACTAACTTCGATACGGACCTATTCATGCCGATCATTCACTCGGTTGAGAAGGTATCCGGTGAAACATATGGTACAGATGTGGTGAAAGATACAGCATTCAAAGTTATTGCAGATCATATCCGGACTGTCGCTTTCGCGATCGGCGATGGAGCGCTTCCATCCAATGAAGGCCGTGGTTACGTCCTCCGCAGGCTATTGCGCCGCGCGGTCCGTTATGCAAAGCAGCTAGGCATCCAAAAGCCGTTCATGTATGAGCTTGTGCCAGTTGTTGGAGAAATCATGGTAGATTTCTACCCGCAAGTGATAGAAAAGCAAGATTTCATCATGAAAGTGATTAAAAATGAGGAAGTGCGCTTCCACGAAACGTTGAATGAAGGCCTTTCAATTTTGTCAGGCATTATCGAAAAGGCAAAAACGTCCGATCATCCGGTCGTGTCTGGAGTAGATGCGTTTAAACTATATGACACATACGGCTTCCCGTTCGAATTGACTGAGGAGTATGCGGAAGAAGCGGGTGTCTCCGTTGATCGGGCAGGCTTTGATGGGGAAATGGAAAATCAACGGAACCGTGCGCGTGCCGCGCGTCAGGACGTGGACAGTATGCATGTGCAATCCGAAGTACTCGGCAATATTCATGAGAAAAGTGAATTTATGGGATATGGCCAGTTAACAAGTGACGCGACAGTGGTAGCGTTATTGCATGAAGGCCGCCTGGTGGAGCATGCTTCTGAAGGGGAGGAAATCCAATTCATCTTGGATCGCACACCATTTTATGCGGAGAGCGGTGGTCAAATTGCAGACAAAGGAACTCTATCCAACGACTCATTCATAGTCGATGTAAAAGACGTACAAAAGGCGCCGAACGGGCAACACCTGCACACGGCTACTGTTCGCTCTGGTGAGGTGCAGGCAGGGGCGGCTGCGCATGCGGCAGTTAATCCAGAAGATCGTAAGCTGACAATTAAAAACCATACCGCTACGCATCTTCTCCATAAAGCGCTCAAGGAAGTTCTGGGCGAGCATGTTAACCAAGCAGGATCATATGTCGGACCAGATCGTCTTCGGTTTGATTTCTCTCATTTCGGGCAAATAACGAAAGAGGAGTTGGAATTGATCGAACGAAAAGTGAATGAGAAGATCTGGGAAGATCTTGACGTGGACATTACCCAAAAGTCGATTGACGAAGCGAAGCAGATGGGCGCCATGGCACTTTTTGGAGAAAAATATGGCGATATCGTGCGCGTCGTTTCGGTCGGAGAGTATTCGCTTGAACTGTGTGGCGGCTGCCATGTGTCGACAACAGCTGAAATCGGTCTGTTCAAGATTGAATCGGAAGGCGGTATCGGGGCCGGTACACGCAGGATTGAAGCAGTAACAGGCAAAAATGCATATGTTTCGTTTAAATCAGAAGAAGCGCTATTGGCGAATGCCTCTGCCTTGCTGAAAGCAAATCCAAAAGATATCGTCACAAAAGTCGGAGCCACTTTAGCTGACTTAAAAGAATTGCAGCGGGAAAACGAATCATTGTCTGCGAAGCTCGGCAACAGCCAGTTGACAGATATTCTTGCGAACGCGCAACAAATCGATGATGTCACCGTCATCTCAGCACGGGTCGATGTGAAAGATAACAACGGTTTACGTCAGATGATCGATGAATTGAAACAAAAAGTCGTAAAAGGTGTCATTGTACTCGGGGGAGCGACCGAAGACAAAGTCATGTTGGCGGCGGGTGTGACAGATGATCTGAAATCGGGGAACTTCCATGCCGGAAAAATCGTCAATCATGTAGCTTCACTATGCGGAGGGAAAGGCGGCGGACGTCCAGACATGGCGATGGCTGGTGCGAAGGATGCTTCTAAACTTGATGAAGCCCTTCAATCCGTGTATGATTATGTCAAATCCGTCAACTGA
- a CDS encoding IreB family regulatory phosphoprotein, giving the protein MDSYDKTMKFNFPEESMEQEVKQVMLRVHKALDDKGYNPINQIVGYLLSGDPAYIPRHDEARNLIRKLERDEILEELVKFYIRENGGRPI; this is encoded by the coding sequence ATGGATTCATACGACAAGACGATGAAATTCAACTTCCCTGAGGAATCGATGGAGCAGGAAGTGAAACAAGTCATGCTCCGTGTGCACAAGGCGCTGGACGACAAAGGGTACAATCCTATCAATCAAATTGTCGGCTACCTTCTTTCAGGCGACCCGGCTTACATTCCTCGCCATGATGAAGCAAGGAATTTGATCCGTAAGTTGGAGCGCGATGAGATTCTCGAAGAACTTGTGAAGTTTTATATCCGGGAAAACGGAGGGCGCCCAATTTGA
- the ruvX gene encoding Holliday junction resolvase RuvX, which translates to MRTMGLDVGSKTVGVAISDALGWTAQGIETVKIDESAGQFGLKRIKELVTEYDVDAFVVGYPKNMNNSVGPRGEASEKYADMLKEEFGLPVVLWDERLTTMAAERMLIDADVSRKKRKDVIDKMAAVMILQGYLDSKNR; encoded by the coding sequence TTGAGGACGATGGGTTTGGATGTGGGTTCCAAAACGGTCGGAGTTGCTATCAGCGATGCGCTTGGATGGACAGCCCAAGGCATCGAGACGGTTAAAATTGATGAAAGCGCCGGCCAATTTGGCTTGAAAAGAATCAAAGAGCTTGTCACTGAATACGATGTCGACGCTTTCGTTGTCGGCTATCCAAAAAATATGAACAATTCAGTAGGCCCACGAGGGGAAGCTTCCGAAAAGTATGCGGATATGCTGAAAGAGGAATTTGGCTTGCCTGTTGTCCTGTGGGATGAAAGATTGACAACAATGGCTGCGGAGCGGATGCTGATCGATGCAGATGTCAGCAGGAAGAAAAGGAAGGATGTCATTGACAAGATGGCAGCGGTCATGATACTTCAAGGGTATCTTGATTCAAAAAATAGATGA
- a CDS encoding DUF1292 domain-containing protein: MEHGQETMTIVDEHGEEHVCEVIFTFDSEDFGKSYVLYHILGENEDIEDDEEIEIHASAFIPSENNEDGELLPIETDEEWDMIEEMLNTFLAEEDED; the protein is encoded by the coding sequence ATGGAACATGGACAAGAAACAATGACAATCGTGGATGAGCACGGAGAAGAACACGTATGTGAAGTCATCTTCACATTCGACTCGGAAGACTTCGGAAAATCGTATGTCCTCTATCATATTCTAGGTGAAAATGAAGACATTGAGGATGACGAAGAAATAGAAATCCATGCATCCGCATTCATCCCATCGGAGAATAACGAAGATGGCGAGTTGCTACCAATCGAAACTGATGAAGAGTGGGATATGATCGAAGAAATGTTAAATACGTTTCTTGCTGAGGAAGACGAAGACTAA
- the mltG gene encoding endolytic transglycosylase MltG: MGNESNKESKKQVMFDRMKEQKKEVRIVRRIVFAIALIVLLVGLIGGRAVYKYIVDSLQPVDPDSEQVIEVEIPIGSGLNTISKKLEEKGIIKDSRVFKYYAKFKNESQFQAGTYGLTKAMTLDELIQSLKTGKVYREPVFTMTIPEGLTLDQIGKIVEKKTGISEKDFMAYIDDEKTIDYFMGKYPNLLTEEIRGEQIKHPLEGYLFPATYPFYEEKPSLETVVSSMLDATSSAITPYYGYLESNKKSVHWLLTFASLLEKEATAKADRETIASVFYNRLKADMPLQTDPTVLYSLGVHKDRVLYSDLEVQDPYNTYQNQGLPPGPIAGAGKSSIEAVVEPAQTDYLYFLADKEGNNHFSKTYDEHLKNRSLYLSEE; this comes from the coding sequence ATGGGGAATGAGTCGAATAAGGAATCGAAAAAGCAGGTCATGTTCGACCGGATGAAAGAACAGAAAAAAGAAGTGAGAATCGTCCGTCGCATCGTATTCGCCATTGCTTTGATCGTTTTATTGGTCGGACTGATCGGGGGGCGAGCGGTATACAAGTACATAGTTGATTCGCTGCAGCCCGTCGATCCGGATTCGGAACAGGTGATAGAAGTAGAAATTCCGATCGGTTCTGGATTGAACACGATTTCTAAAAAATTGGAAGAAAAGGGGATCATTAAGGATTCCCGTGTCTTCAAATATTATGCCAAGTTCAAAAACGAATCCCAATTCCAAGCAGGAACATATGGCCTGACCAAAGCGATGACGCTGGATGAATTGATTCAAAGTTTAAAAACAGGAAAAGTGTATCGTGAGCCGGTCTTTACAATGACGATACCGGAAGGGTTGACATTGGACCAAATCGGTAAAATCGTTGAGAAAAAAACCGGGATTTCTGAGAAGGATTTCATGGCGTATATCGATGATGAGAAGACCATCGATTACTTCATGGGCAAATATCCGAACTTATTGACGGAGGAAATCCGAGGCGAACAGATCAAGCATCCACTAGAAGGATATCTATTCCCTGCGACATATCCGTTTTATGAGGAGAAGCCTTCATTGGAAACGGTTGTCTCAAGTATGCTTGACGCGACATCATCCGCCATCACACCGTATTACGGCTATCTGGAGTCGAATAAGAAATCCGTTCATTGGCTGTTGACTTTCGCTTCATTACTTGAAAAGGAAGCCACTGCAAAAGCCGATCGAGAAACAATTGCAAGTGTCTTTTATAATCGCTTGAAAGCAGATATGCCATTGCAGACCGATCCAACTGTGCTATATTCGCTCGGCGTGCATAAAGACCGTGTCCTTTATTCGGATCTGGAAGTACAAGATCCATATAATACGTACCAAAATCAAGGCTTGCCCCCTGGACCGATTGCAGGAGCTGGTAAATCCTCCATTGAAGCTGTCGTAGAACCGGCACAGACGGATTACTTGTATTTCCTGGCTGATAAAGAAGGAAATAATCATTTCTCCAAAACCTATGATGAACATTTAAAGAATCGTTCGTTATATTTGTCTGAAGAATAA
- a CDS encoding O-methyltransferase, whose amino-acid sequence MSDYNQYIADLNESEDPLISEMESVAREQHVPIMDRSGIDTFIGLLRIQRPSAILEIGSAIGYSAIRMAMALRGAAVTTIERDIDRYEMAVDFIRRSSVSDYIDIIEGDALLMDDEKLPFKEYDALFIDAAKGQYKRFFEKYEAFVKPGGIIYCDNMFMHGAVLTPDEELPKRNRTMIRNLKEFNKWIMAHPNYETTLLPVGDGILIAIKK is encoded by the coding sequence ATGAGCGACTATAATCAATACATTGCAGATTTGAACGAGTCGGAGGATCCATTGATCTCGGAAATGGAAAGCGTGGCCCGTGAGCAACATGTGCCGATTATGGATCGCAGCGGCATCGATACGTTTATCGGCTTGTTGCGAATCCAACGCCCGAGCGCCATTCTGGAAATTGGAAGTGCAATCGGTTATTCCGCCATTCGCATGGCTATGGCTTTGCGAGGTGCAGCGGTAACGACGATTGAACGAGACATCGACCGTTACGAAATGGCAGTGGATTTCATCCGAAGGAGCAGCGTTTCGGATTACATCGACATTATTGAAGGGGACGCACTCCTCATGGACGATGAAAAACTGCCATTCAAAGAATATGATGCGCTCTTCATTGATGCGGCAAAAGGTCAATATAAGAGGTTCTTTGAAAAATACGAGGCATTTGTAAAGCCGGGAGGCATCATCTATTGCGATAATATGTTCATGCATGGAGCTGTCCTGACACCGGATGAGGAGTTGCCGAAGCGAAACAGGACAATGATCCGCAACCTGAAGGAATTCAATAAATGGATTATGGCTCATCCGAACTACGAAACGACGCTGCTACCGGTCGGGGACGGCATATTGATCGCAATCAAAAAATAG
- the udk gene encoding uridine kinase — translation MSGTKPLVIGIAGGSGSGKTSVTNRIYNVFKEHSVVVIEQDYYYKDQSHLEFEERLKTNYDHPLAFDTDLLIEHVGLLLNRTSISKPVYDYSLHTRSKETIKIPPKDVIILEGILVLEDPRLRDLMDIKLFVDTDADLRIIRRLMRDIQERGRTIDSVIDQYLTVVRPMHNQFIEPTKRYADIIIPEGGHNEVAIDLMVTKIKTILESGTKL, via the coding sequence ATGAGCGGAACTAAACCCCTTGTCATCGGAATCGCCGGTGGCTCAGGGTCCGGCAAGACGAGTGTCACCAACCGTATTTACAACGTGTTCAAAGAACATTCCGTCGTCGTCATTGAACAGGACTATTATTATAAAGACCAATCGCATCTGGAATTTGAGGAGCGATTGAAAACAAACTATGATCATCCCCTTGCATTCGATACTGATTTATTGATCGAGCATGTGGGATTGCTGTTGAACCGGACATCCATATCCAAGCCAGTGTATGATTATTCATTGCACACACGTTCAAAGGAAACGATTAAAATTCCGCCGAAGGATGTCATTATCTTGGAAGGGATTCTTGTTCTGGAGGATCCAAGACTGCGGGATTTGATGGACATCAAGCTGTTTGTCGATACGGATGCTGACTTGCGGATCATCCGCCGGCTGATGAGGGATATCCAGGAACGGGGAAGAACGATTGACTCCGTGATCGACCAGTATTTGACTGTCGTGCGGCCAATGCATAATCAATTTATTGAACCGACGAAACGATATGCGGATATCATCATTCCGGAAGGCGGCCATAACGAAGTGGCCATCGACCTGATGGTGACGAAAATAAAAACAATTCTTGAATCTGGAACCAAATTGTAA
- the greA gene encoding transcription elongation factor GreA produces MVSEKKYPMTVSGKKKLEEELEYLKTVKRKEVVERIKIARSYGDLSENSEYDSAKEDQAFVEGKISTLESMIRNAVIITEDELNNDEVQIGKTVTFKELPDGDEETYTIVGSAEANPLEGLISNDSPIAKGLIGKKKGDEVKIMTPGGEMSVTIVEIK; encoded by the coding sequence ATGGTTTCTGAAAAAAAATACCCAATGACTGTATCAGGTAAAAAGAAGCTGGAAGAAGAATTGGAATACTTAAAGACCGTAAAACGGAAAGAAGTAGTAGAACGGATTAAGATTGCCCGTAGTTATGGGGACCTGTCAGAAAACTCCGAATACGATTCTGCGAAAGAAGACCAAGCGTTTGTCGAAGGGAAAATTTCAACGTTGGAATCGATGATCCGGAATGCGGTCATCATTACCGAAGACGAATTGAACAACGACGAGGTCCAGATCGGGAAAACGGTTACATTTAAGGAATTGCCGGATGGCGATGAAGAAACGTACACGATTGTCGGTTCTGCAGAAGCGAATCCATTGGAAGGACTCATCTCAAATGATTCCCCCATTGCAAAAGGGTTGATCGGCAAAAAGAAAGGCGACGAAGTCAAAATCATGACGCCGGGCGGGGAAATGTCCGTAACGATCGTTGAAATTAAATAA
- a CDS encoding YrrS family protein, with protein sequence MPNNEPDFSRVNRKRNKNRSNLILNGLIGLVIVLIIIVGASIVIGNKDETKEKEPEESVEPNSLTEEATEDGTAEDNQETEDDSQQNGSEQSDTAGLTGSDSASSEAEGQTESDQETTSSEQEPEGTLVTVEPTDDQVVTETVVNDSWAPVGTAQSGEHVSSYDGESVDWNEKKQALAYATGLSEDSMIFWKIKNGGGPQKSIGIVSTRDKSQMYRVYLEWVDGQGWKPVKMDKLSTLDFDY encoded by the coding sequence ATGCCGAATAATGAACCCGATTTTTCGAGGGTGAATCGCAAACGAAATAAAAATCGCTCCAATTTGATCTTAAACGGCTTAATTGGGCTTGTCATTGTACTAATTATCATTGTCGGAGCGTCTATTGTCATCGGGAACAAGGATGAAACGAAGGAGAAGGAACCAGAGGAATCCGTCGAGCCAAACAGTCTGACAGAAGAAGCGACGGAAGATGGGACGGCGGAAGATAATCAAGAAACCGAAGACGACTCGCAGCAAAATGGTTCAGAACAGAGTGATACTGCGGGGTTAACAGGATCTGATAGCGCTTCTTCAGAAGCGGAGGGACAGACTGAGTCCGATCAAGAGACAACATCATCAGAACAAGAGCCGGAAGGGACATTGGTGACCGTAGAGCCTACTGATGACCAAGTGGTGACCGAAACTGTCGTTAACGATTCATGGGCGCCCGTAGGCACAGCGCAGAGCGGAGAACATGTTTCCTCCTATGATGGAGAATCCGTCGATTGGAATGAAAAAAAGCAAGCACTTGCTTATGCAACAGGCCTTTCGGAAGACTCCATGATCTTTTGGAAAATAAAAAATGGCGGCGGCCCGCAAAAGTCCATTGGGATCGTTTCTACTCGTGATAAGTCTCAAATGTATAGAGTTTATCTAGAATGGGTTGACGGACAAGGCTGGAAACCTGTTAAAATGGATAAGTTAAGCACATTGGATTTTGATTACTGA
- the mtnN gene encoding 5'-methylthioadenosine/S-adenosylhomocysteine nucleosidase: MKIAIIGAMEQEVEILREAMSSKTSNTVANCEFIEGILDGRDVVLVKSGIGKVNAAIATTLLIQSCKPDVVINTGSAGGFSKDLDVGSVVISDEVRHHDVDATAFGYEIGQVPGMPAAFLSDAKLAAIAKDAVEEVGGHTYATGLIASGDVFMSDPARVAVVREAFPNMIAAEMEAAAVAQVCHQFGMPFVVIRALSDIAGKESSISFDEFLPTAAKHSSEIVRKAISKI; this comes from the coding sequence ATGAAAATAGCAATTATCGGGGCGATGGAGCAGGAAGTGGAAATTCTGCGGGAAGCAATGTCTTCCAAAACATCAAATACTGTAGCGAACTGTGAGTTTATTGAAGGAATATTAGATGGGCGTGACGTGGTCCTTGTCAAAAGCGGCATCGGCAAGGTGAATGCTGCCATTGCGACTACGCTGCTCATCCAATCATGTAAGCCGGACGTCGTCATCAATACCGGTTCGGCAGGTGGTTTCTCGAAAGACTTGGATGTGGGAAGCGTCGTCATTTCAGATGAAGTTCGCCACCATGATGTCGATGCCACAGCTTTCGGGTATGAGATCGGTCAAGTCCCAGGCATGCCAGCCGCCTTTTTGTCGGATGCCAAACTTGCTGCTATAGCGAAGGATGCAGTGGAGGAAGTGGGAGGGCATACATATGCGACGGGGCTCATTGCTTCCGGCGACGTGTTTATGAGTGATCCCGCCCGTGTCGCTGTAGTGAGGGAAGCGTTCCCGAACATGATTGCTGCGGAAATGGAAGCAGCGGCAGTTGCCCAAGTATGCCATCAGTTCGGTATGCCGTTCGTCGTCATCCGGGCGCTCTCTGATATTGCGGGGAAGGAATCTTCCATCTCGTTTGATGAATTTTTGCCGACTGCTGCCAAACATTCGTCGGAAATTGTTCGGAAAGCGATATCGAAAATATAA